ATGATCAATCGGACTATGGTACGGTATCGGTTTCTCTTCAACGTGAATATCTGGCTAGGGACGGGAAACCAGAAGAATTTCTAAGCGTTCTCAAGAAGCTGTACGGTCTGTTACGTCCAATGTATGGGATGGCATTCGTCGGGGAGATGTTCAAGGGAATCAGCTCTCAGCGACGAAAGCAGCCTGCGGGCATGGATCTTAAAAGAGGCATTCCCGATATTTTCTGGGCCAACTTTCTTGGACCCGAATATGTCGAAATGTTTGGAGTGGACAAAGTGTTTTCAGCTCCCAGTTACTCCGTCGAGGGGCTGCAAGACGGAGGAGCCCTTATGCTCCTTTCTGCCTCTCCTCAAGAATATCTGAGGGCCCAAGAACTCTTCGATAGGAGAAGACTGGAGATTAAGAACCATCTTGGGTCGGAGGCATTCAATACTGGTGAAGAATCTCATCAAGTCAGAATTCCGAAATTCCGCTACGAGGAGGATTGGAAGGCGGAGCAGGCAAGAATCCTCGCTCTCCCTAGAAAGGTGGACCTCCTTGCGAGCATTCCACGCAGGGAATGGGAGGACTGGATCGAAAACAATGAAGCTATTGCGCTCGCTTTCATCTCTGACTTGAAACTCGAAGGTTTTGCCTCGGATTATTCCAAGAACAGTCTGGAAGATCTCGACACCTATATCGAGGCGTTGGGGAAGAGACAGAGAGAACTTTCAATCGACCTCATCAAGAAAATAGCAGCTTATGTGACCCAGATAGTGATCAGGGAAACTGGGGCGAAATGGTCCTATCCTCAAACTGAGGACATACCATCGGTTAAGGTTGGAAGAGTTATCATTACTCCTCTCGCGAGAACATTAAAAGTCTTGGAAGAAGGCGAGAAATTCGGACCATGGTACAACACTATTACCAAAGTAATTAGCCGAGTTGAAGTAGGAACGCACGCTGGCAAGAAGTTTCCAGCTGCATGATTGAAGAAAGAAGTGATCTTGACGAATTATCCCTGCACCAACTGGCGCTTTGTCAGGCCGAGGCTGTAGCAAGAAGGTAAGAGAAGGGATGGTTCGCACGAATCATCCCATGAACCGGACGTGCCGCACGGTCAAAGCCACCCCCACTCGATGAGTAAAAGTCCGTTCAAGGTGCTCGTAGATAGCGGACGTATTTTGCTCTCGATTGCAAAGTGGTCAGAGCCTAGTCAGGTTGGTCTGCAGCTCCGCAAAGCTTGGCCACCGAGCCCCAGACCACACTGGCCCGCTCATAGCAGAACCTGTCACTATCTTCTCCAAGTGTTCAATGCTCCGGGTGTTTCATTCCGTAGCCATTTACGAATATCCAGTCGAGGAACTTTAGGACCTTGGGTGTTATGTCGCACCATAGATGGATCCCGCTTGGCAGACAGTCTATGCGTCCAGCGGACAGATTTGTCCTGAATCCTTCGTGGCCAAAACGGGCCGGGTCGAAAGATTGTGGGCTTAACGGTTGAATCGCTCGCTTGAGATCGTCTTCCGTTATTGTTTCGAACTTCTTCCTGTTCTTGTCTACTAGAATGCTTACGTTTCTGCGTCCAATGCGGGCGGCTTCTGGTCTTTCTTGGCCTGGTGGAAAGTTGATCTGTATCAGAACACCACAGCGTTCGCCAACTTCACTGGCAATCCGGTTGATTGTTTCGAAGGCTCGGAGCGTACGATCTTGCCAGAGACTTTCGAATTCTCCGCGGCGCCTGTCCAACGTGTCCCAGAGGTCTTTGACGATCCAGCTCAATTGCCCCGGACCTCTTTCTCGAGGACACGCTTCAGGGTCCTTAGGAAGGCTGAGTTTGGGACAATGTAGTCGACCCTCTCCTTCTCAGCTTTCAGTTTGAGGTCCGTTCTGATGTGGGGGAATATGGCCAGTATCTTCGGGGGTGAGGTCATGGTCTTCAGCTTCTGTGCGCACGAAAACGGGTCATACTCCGATGAAGCTAGGTCGAGAACCACCAAATTTGGAGTACTCAAGCTTGCTTGTCTGAGCAAGTCCTCCTCGGTCGTTACAAACGTGGGGTTTGCACCGAGTGACCTTGATAATTCTGAGATTCTTGACTGGAGGAATAGGTCTGACGTTATTGCGAGAACTTGAACCGTCATGGTTCCTATCACCCCTGAAGATAGTTATAGGACTCCTCGATTCAGTTTGTAATCGGAATGCCGCCCACATCTAGCTTTGCTGGCAGAGATATTGTCAGCGTTCGCGACCTCTCCCGGTCGGAGATCGATCACATTCTGGACATGGCCGAGGTCATGGAGCCTCTGGCGAAGACCGGGTCCGACATGCTTCATGGGAAGATAATGGCGACCCTGTTCTACGAACCGAGCACACGCACCAAGCTGAGCTTCGAGTCCGCCATGACCAGACTTGGCGGAACCGCTCTCGGATTCGCAGAGACAAAGGGAACGTCTGTCGAGAAAGGCGAGAATCTGGCCGATACCGTCCGGGTCGTTGAGAATTATGCCGACGTGCTCGTAGTCAGGCATCCGCTAGAAGGTGCGGCAAGGATGGCAGCGGAGTTTTCGAGAGTCCCGGTGATCAACGCAGGGTCAGGAGCGGAGGAGCATCCCACCCAGGCACTGCTTGACCTGTACACGATCAAGAAGGAGCTCGGCGCCATTGATGGCATTACGATCGGGTTGATTGGAGACCTTCGATACGGCCGGACCGTTCATTCCCTCGCGTACGCGCTCGCGAAATACAAAGTGAGACTGGTCCTCATCTCTCCAGAGATACTGAAGATGCGGAAGGAGGTTCTGGAGGAGGTCTCGAAGAAAATAGACGTCGAAGAAACCACATCGCTGCAACAGCATCTGAAAGAGTTGGACGTCATCTACATGACAAGGGTCCAGAAAGAACGCTTCGGAGATCTGGCAGATTATGAGAAGGTAAAGGGGTCCTACCGACTGACATCTGACGAGCTCTCGCGAGCAAAGAAGAGCTCTATCGTCATGCACCCGTTGCCTAGAGTGGATGAGATAGACTCGAGCGTTGACTCGACAAGTCACGCGAAATATTTCCCACAAGTCGGGAACGGCGTGGTACTTAGAATGGGATTGCTCGGCCTTGTATTCGGCGCAATCTAGGGCCTACACTATGTTCTGGTTATTGGACTCTCAAAACTGTAGCTGGAGTTGTACTGTTGTCAACTACAACCGTGAATGTACTTGAAATGTTCGTGTTGTTGATCTTGAAAATGTCAGTTGTCGTCAAGGTCTCTACCTTCGCAAGAACCTGAACCTGCCCGCTAGTCGTGTTTATCCCGAGAATCCATCGAGTGTTTCCTCCTTGCTCGTATTGGTATCTGTAAGCCAGAGTTCCGTTAACAGTTGTCTGTGTTCCAGTGGATATTCCAATGTTGTTGACTGCTTTAGTCGTGGCGTTCCCTACTTCAGTGTAGCTGTTGGGATTCGAGATGAAGTACGAGCCCACCTGTTTCGTTGAAGCATCGACGACTGCTACCATTTCGGGTACTGTGAGATTGCCTTGGGTTCCATAGTAGGGTATGACATAGATCAGGCGGCCGTTCACCGAATACAGTAGTATGTTTCCAGTAGTCCAGTCAGGATGGAGTGTCAATTGGGTCTTCACCCCTGGGTCAGTGGTTACGGCTGAGACGGCTGAATTAGGTCCAATGACTGTCGTTCCCTCGGGGAATCTTATCAGGTAGACTTGCCCCGTCCTTATTCCTGCTGGAGCTATGTAGAGGCCTGCTAGGTTCTGGGATGGGCTATGATAGATTTCTACCAGTCTCACGGCCGCCCACGTTAGAGTTCCGTTGATTGGTGTGATTATGAACCGAGTAGTTTCGGTCGATTGCAGAAAGACATTCCTTTGCCATTGTAGCGGGTCCGTTTGGAAATAGAAATTGTACACTTCCTGTTGGGCGTTGAAGTATGATTCAGGATACCTCAGCTGAGGGAGAAGCCAGGCCGGCATTTGCTGGTTCCACTGCGGATACATGGAGTTGTAGAATGATCTAACGTAGTCGCTCTTGCCATTATTGTAGAGGTACCCCGTAACTTCACCGGTTTTCATGTTGGTCAGTGTTGCCGCAAAGAGTCGAAGGATCGACGTGTCGGTATGGTCTGGGTAGTCGGCGAAGTCGCTGGGACTCTGCCACTTGATCCAGACCCAGTGCAGGATGTAGATATTTCCCTGTTTGTCAACTACAGGGTATGGATCTGGGTCTGATTGCATGTCTGGCAGTAAGATGTTGGAGAGTCTGGTGTCTGCGTCCCGGTATTCCAATGCCTTGATATTGCCATATGCACCGTTGGCGAAGTCGAATCTTCCCTGCCAGAAGAACTTCCAGTACAGCCAGAATCCCTTGTAGGTGTAATCGGCTGTCCCATTGTAGGAAGGAGGTCCAGTGTAATTGGAAAGGTGGGTCTCTGTGAATCCTGGAATATTGAGGTAGACCTCGTCCACCGACTGCCATAATCCTCCTTCTCCGTAGTAGATCTGGGGAGACTGGGTTAGGTTCCAGATCTTGGTAATGTCAACCGCCTGAGTGGTCGCCGCGTTCACCGCGAGGATCTTCTCGGAATGCGTTAGTAGCAGATGCTGAGTACGCCAAACATCAGGATCATTCTGGAGGCCAGCGGGCACAAGCTGGAGTACGGACACCCAATATTCGGTGCCATTGAGGTAGATGATGTCGACTGGAGCGTTATCGATGGACATCCAGTTCACGCCAACCAGGGGTTTCATGTTCAGACGTGCCGATTCGTTTGTGAATATTCGGATATGGTCGAGTGTGTTGGTTTGAGTTCCCAAGCTTGTTATGAGAGACGAGTCCGCACTAGTAACTGAGTCTATCCCGTACGCCCACCGCGTGTACTGAATAGTTGGCACGTAGGCTGGATTCCATTGATAGTTGATGTACTGCCCGGACTGGGCGCGTAGGTACGTCCCGTACACGGGAAGCGTGATTGTTGAAACTAGGACGATTGCGAGTATCAAGAGACCCTTGAAACGAGTAATCTTGACGTGAAGAATTCTCTGAGTTCGTGTGTATCCGGCCAGAAATGCTACCCCGATCATCACAATGACGAGGGTTGAGAGAACGAAGGATGTGCCCACGTCATAGACCCAGGCTCCACTGCTCAAGACCGCATAGATGATCGGGAGCCAGATAATGATGAAGAAGTTGCTTAGGGCGACCCGAGACATTCCGAAGGCTCGCTTGGAAAGTCCAACCATGGCATTGGCAACGAGCGAAATTCCAAGTCTAATCCCTAGGACTCCAAACGCCAGACCGATAATCGACAGGATGAACTTGAAGGCTTCAAACGTGAAGACACTGTCAATGCCGAAGGTCGGGGACACTTGGTAAGTGCCGGATAGCCTCAGTCCAAGTATTGAGAAGTAGCTCTGTACCTGCGCGAACCATGAACTGTTCATTTGGACAAGATAGTTCTGGATGGTGACAAATCTCAGAGCAATGTCATTGGCGATGCTCGCCGCGATTCCGAGTGCGAATAGAAACTTGATAGTTGTCCATGCGAGAAACGGGGGAGACGAGACTAGAAACTTGTCATTCCATTGCAATTTGCCATTCTTCGAAAGGACCGCATGATCAGGTGTCTCTCCAACATCCCAGTCGAACGATGGTCTAGAACTGGATGATTCATAGTAGCTCCGTCTGGTAGTTTGTATGATAGCTCCAAGGTTCGTCCTTGAGAGTAATCGAAGAATCCCGAGAAGCTTGCTGTGCGTGTAGAAATGTCTCTTCCCATCGCTTCCGGTTACTACTGAGACTCTCGGGTCGCTTAGCATGAAAAGAGCCGTTAGAAGGAGGGTCGTCCAGATGACGGCTCCGTTAAGGTACTGGAGGTTGAGAAAGTTAATTCCTGCCTTAGTGGCGTAGGTCGAGTACTTCACGTCGAAGGTTAGACCGGCGTTCATTCCAAGGGTGAAGGCGGCGAAGGAAGCGAGTCCAAGAACGATGTAGTATCCAACCCAGGCGGCGCGAGAGCCTGACTGGCGTTGTATTCTTGCAGCGAAATATGAGCCGACGAACACCAATGCCAGAAGTAGAGCAGCCGTCGAAACGAATTCTGTGGCCAGGACCCAGAGCCCAAGTCCCGTGTTGAATACAGAAAGCTCTCTGAGCAAGATGAACTGCATTCCTAGAACAATTAGGATGGCTAGAATGCCCGTTAGGAGCCCTATTCTGAACGGCTTCCTTGAACCAACACGGATCTCTGTCAAAAGCCACCCGTTCCTATCTCATCTGGGTAGAAGGCGAATGAGATAAACTCAATTGAGTTCCGTCTCGCGTCCCTGAATGACGGATTCTATCTCAGGCGTTTTGTCTATGCGAGATCATATGTCACGATTCTGTCCAAATCTTTCCTCCTCGACTCGGTCCAGAGGTCGAGAGGAATCAGTCTACCAGCCGACTTTGCAACGATTGTCAGCTTGTCTGAATTGCACTTGGAGCATTTTGCACGGACGCCCGTATCGACGTGATAGCAAGATTGGCACCGGTCCAATATTTCGGAAAACGTGAAATGTTTTACGCCTGATTGTGCAAGTAGTTGGGACGCTTTTGTCAAGCCTACCGTATCGCTTTTGTCTCCTAAGAGGAGCGGCAGGATCGATCCTCCGTCGAGGTATCTCTGAACCTCCCCCTCCAAAGAGGCGCGTGACGAGAATGGAATCCTCTGTGTAAGCGGGATTACCGGCACGTCACTGTAGTACGGATACCGCTTGGACCCTTGATACACAATGGTTGAGAAACCGTATTTCTCAGAGTCGATACCCGCAAGCCTCGAGGATGCTTCGGGGGATGGATGAAGCCCTACTCGAATTCTAAGCTTGCGAGAGTCGCTTTCCGATATCGCGCGTCGCGCCGCCTCGATGATCTTTTTGACGAAGACAAGAGAATCCTTGTTGTCCACGTCTTTCTTCATGTGATACTTTACCGACTCGTTAAGTCCGAGAAGGCTAATCTCCGCCATCGGTTGAGACCCATAATACGCGCTCCCATCTGTTTGCCAAGAAAGCAACGGCAGCAGTCCCTCCCTCAGCCGTTCCTGAATAGCTTGTCCGCGAATCTCCAGAGCCCCAACCGACTCGTCAACGGCGTTGGTAACTCCCTGGAGAAACCGTTCGTCTTTCCCTGCTGACTCGTATGCGATTCTTGGCAGGTTGACTTGGACCGTTCCGACTAGCGCTCCCCTAGCCACATCGCCCATGCTTTCGGTAACGAACATGGATCCGTCCGAAGATACAGTGTAAGTTTCTCCCGGATTCTGGATGAGATAATTCATGACGGAGTATCTTAGAGAAGTCTCGTGGCTCATTGCGAGAAGCCCATCGGGCTCGGAGAGCTTGTCGCGATTCAGTCTAAGAGTGATCGATGGATTGATAAGTGGATTGTCTTTGGCAATTTCTTGGACTGCGTCGATCAGCGTGCGGAGTAACTCCTCCGCTTCACGCGCGTAGTCTGCATACTTGCCCTCTTTCTTTCCGTTGGGACCAATAGCATCGGACTGTTCTAGGATGTTGGGGGCGGCACGATCGAGCCCTATGGTCGAAGGGGAAGGAAGGGTGTTTGAGAAACCATTCCAGTTTAGCTGGAGGAGAAAAAGTCGGACAGATTCTTGGACCCTTTGACTTGGGACACCTTTGATGAATGGTGCTAGGAGGACGTTGAAGTGATCGAATATTTGCTCTCCGGATACCTGCCCTTCTGTCACTCTGGCTAGTCGTAGCAGATTTCCTAAGGTGCTCTCGATAGAGGTAGGGGGTTGCGATCCAGGTAATCCTTTTCGGAAGAACGGACGAGGATCATGCGAGAAGACGCTGGGGTTGAGGATCCAGGACTCGGCGTCTTCTAGATGGACTTGTCCCGAGAAATGCGCATCGACCAGGGGTCGTGGAAGGCTGTTGAGGAGGACGTACTCTTCGGTGACGGCTGCGCCTGCGGACGATTGAACCCATGATGAGTCAAGATGCTTCTGTCCTGCCTCCTTCAAGAGAACCGTCACGTCATTGACGGGAAGTCCAAGTCGGGTAAGCTTGTGGCGATACTCCTCGAGCTTTCTCTCGACGAGGATAGTATTGACAAGCTCGCGTACAAGGGGTGCAGTGAGGTAGGTTGTCCCGAACCGCAGGAGCCTCTCCTCCGCCTCAGACGCAATCTCATCGGCGAGGCTCTGAGGCATACCTGCTTCAGTGACAAGTGATGAAGCGATTCTGGTCCGGTCAAATTCCTCTATTGTCATTTTGGAGGTTCGGACGAAGAGGCGGCCGCGTTTGACAGCGATCCACTCTTCAAGATCGCGTGAGAACTCGACTAGAATCTTGCCGAGGTCTGTTATGCTGTACTTTTTCGTGCCTTTTTCGATCGTCACTAAGCTGGCTTTACGAAGGGTTTTGAGGTGATAGACGAACTTTCCAGCGTCCCGCACAGGGTCCAGCTTAGCCTCGTACATGATCTCGGTATACGGGAGGGGGCCCTTGGAAACCAAGAGCTTGAGAATGTGAAGCCTAACAGGTGCAGACGCAGCGTCTAAGACGTCCGAACTGAAACGTTCGTAAGCTCGCTGCAAGAAGAATCCAGGTCCTCCGGGCTTACCTTGTTTAAAAAATTGTACTTGAACTACGCTTGCACCCTATGACGATCCAGTTCGCTGTAGGGTCCTTGGGAGAGGGCCTACAACCAAAACTTGCTGAGTTTGACTAAACCGCTGATGTAGCCGTGAACGACTCTGCTTAAATTGGGCTCTGGCTTCTATCGGGCGCGGTAACGCGGCAGACGGTGCAGGTCTTCCAGCCCAAGGTGTCTACACTGAAAAGCTGTTCTCTTCCGCAGTTCGTGCAGTACTGATGGAATCCCCTGGGATGTCGCGGCTCTGACAGAGTCTCGGTGGATGCTGCCGCCCGCATGTTCGGATCTTTCTTAGGAATAGGCTTCGTCAAACGCTGAAGGTAGTCCTTGCTGAACTTAAGTTTCGGCACACTTACCCAGCCAATACAGCGTAACCTCTAGGCTTTGAAGACTAGGTTCTAGCCGATCTGGATTACGCGGTCTAGATGTTCGCCTAGAAGGTTACCATTCTGTTTTGACTCAATTGTAGAGGTGTGGATAGTCAACGTGACATTCCAATCAAATCGATTTCCCGTCTGAACTTGCAACGGATACAAATTCTTGAAATCTTTCACATATGCTTTCACTCTGTGGAAGCAATAATTTGATAGCCTCGGCGCCGAAATCAGATCCTCAAGCGCTCGAATCTTCCGTAGTCCGCGCGACATCGTCCCCCATGATGAATATGTTTTTGGAGTTTCTCGAAGTCCCAGGAAATGTATTGCTTATCCAAGGTGCCCCTGGCACGGGAAAGACAACTCTCGCGTTTGAAATACTGAATGCGATTGGGGACTCGCGTAGGGTCTACGCGTCCAGCAGGGTCTCACCAGTCAAACTACGCATACAGTTTCCATGGATTGATGAAGTCATCGATTCAATGTCTGGAAGATCCTCGAAAGCTAGCTGGAACGACGAGTTCCACGACCTCCGAGGCTCCGACACTGACAGTGTCTTCTCGAAGATAGTTCGACTGAAACAGGCTAAACAGAAGTCAGTGTTGGTCGTAGACAGTTGGGAGGGCGCGCTGAGAAACGCAACAACTGAAGGACGAAAGATGCTGGAGTCAGCAGTCATGTCCGAACTTGATCAGACAAAGGTAAGCGTGATTCTAGTCAGTGAGGCCGAAAGAGCCGACAACCTCGGCTACCTGGTAGACGGAGTTGTAACATTGAAACAAAGTGAGCTAGATGGGAGACGAGTAAGATCTCTCGGAATAGACAAGCTAAGAGGATTCAAGGTCGAGAGCCAGTACTCCCCATTCTCCTTAGAAAGGGGACGGTTCACCTTCCTGGACGAAGAATACGAAAACGGCCCACCGACCATTGTGAGAAGCCCAGAGAAAATCCCACACACAGCAACCCACTACTCCACAGGGAGCAGGGAACTCGACCAAGTACTGGGAGGAGGAATCCGAAAAGGCTCATTCTTCCTGATAGACTCCGAGAGCAGTGTCGCCCCTCAATCGCTGAGGCTATTGATCAACATGATCAGGTCAAATTTCGTAAACCAAGGCGGCGCCTGCTTCAGCGTTTCTACCGGGACCTTTAGCTCCGAATCCGCGGCGGAGGCTTTGAGACCCTACATAGGTGACAAGCCTCTCGCAGAGAGAGTTAGGATTGTCGAGTTTAATCCGCAGCTGCCTTCGAAGCCATGGAGGCTAAAGGTGCGTGGTCAACTGATGAGTGACGTCGCCGAGTTTTACAAGGCATGGAATGTGTTGAAAGAAACCTCGACTGGCATGATGCTGACTATGAACTTCGACAAGCTCGTGCAGGTCTATGGGGAAGACCTTACGCTTCCGGGGTTCACCGAGATGGGTGAAGGCCTGCGGGATGAAGGTGCCTTCAGCATCGGAATATCGTCACGTCCCACTAAGGTGCGTGATGAGTTTCTCAGACAAGCCGACTATCACATAAAGGTCCAAAGCTGGAACGGGCATCTTCTTATCTACGGCGTAAAACCGTTCACACATATTCACGGGGCCACTTTCAATTTCGACAAAGGATATCCGTCCCTCGACCTGATAGAGATTGTGTAAGGCCGTCTCGAAGGTCTCAGGGCGAACGAACTAGAATTTCGACTTGGAATAGTCCCAAGTTGAGAAATAGTGTGGAGTAATCTCGACCAGCGCTTCCGAGCCTTTCTTTACCTCATCCATCATGCTCTGCGCCATCTTGCTTCTGATGTCGCCCAGATATTTTGCTATGATCTTCTCCGATACGGACAAAATTTTCCCGGTATCTTTGACTATAGTGGCTGTCCCCTTTCCTTTCACTCCCGTGTTGGGCATCGCATCGGTATCAACGGAGAAGTAGACCGTCTTGTTCTCTTTCACGTTCCGGACTTTCAACGCGTCTTTCCAGCTCATGAAATAGATCTTGTTGTTCACGTACTCGTACCATACAGGGTGTATGTTGGGTTCGCCCTTCGCGTTAGTTGTTCCAAGCCGGAGAGGGGTCTTGCTGCGGGCTAGAAATGCGTCAACCTCGGACCGGCTCATTCCTGGAGCGTTCTTCATCGCCTTGTAGATTTTGAGAGTTGTCAAGATGCTGGAGAAATGGGTCGCGGTCGGTACTTGGCTCTTTGCGTATTATCTTGGAACAGTCATAAAAGCGGAGCAGTTCTAGAATTCTTGGCTGTAGACCCGATGGAAACTTACGAGACGATTCTGTCTAAGCTCGATATTCGAAAGTTCAGCTCCAAGAAAATACCGCGGGAAATAGTCTTGAAAATTCTCGAAGCTGCGAGATCTACGGGAACAGTGTTCAATTCTCAAAACTGGAAGTTCATACTCGTCCAGGATGCCAGTCGACTAATGCGGCTAGCAAAGGATAGCGCTCGAGGCCAATGGGGTGGAAGACGCTCCCCTGGCAATCATCGTGCTCATAGATCCCAGTCAACCAGACAACTATCTGGATGCGGGAAGAGTAGCGCAAAACATGCAGCTCGCCGCTTGGAGTCATGGCATAGGCTCGGGCTTGTTCACAATAATGAAAGAGGACGCCGTGAGGAAGGACTTCAAGATCTCTAAGAAAATGGATGTCGCTACAGTCGTTGTGTTTGGCTTCCCTGAACGAAAAATCTCAGGCAAGAGAAAGAACCGAAAGCCCCTGTCGGAGATAATCTATCTCGATGAATATGGGCGCGGTTTTGATTCCAAGAGTCTAGGCTAACTGCTTGCCCTCCAAGGACCGCGTTCCAGAATTACGGAAGATTGACATTTTCTTTGTTCGACTGGTACGCAGTAGAAAAAGTCGGGTCGCCTTTTCTATCCTCCTATAGCAGCTATACTACATGAGCGATCTGTCGTACAAGCTGGCGGAGCTACGACCAGTTCTGCGCCCGGTGGCCGAGTCCGCGGCATGGGTAGCCAGCTTTGTCATTGCCAACGCCATAAGCCAAGAGCCCGTTTACTTCCTGATACTCCTGCTCGTGTTGGGTTCCGATGTTCTCGATACCTCAGACAAGAGCAAAGGGCTCTTCCGAGACTTCGTGGCCGGAGGCATCACAGCAATCCTGGCTTTGGCTCTTAACGATCAGTTAGGCCTAGCAGTCGGAGCTGTAGTCGCGATCACATCCGTCGCCAGACTATTGCAGAAGTTCAGGTAGAACGCAACTAGTCGGGGGCTCTGAATTCCCAATCTCATGTTCTTATTCTTTGCCGATGGGATGCCGGTGCAGGGGATAAGCATAAAACGGCCCAGAGCTATCCACAGTAGTCTAGAGATACCATGGGCAAAGTAATGATCTCTCTATCGTCGGAAGCAGAACAGCTGGTAAGGCGAGAAGTTGACAAGGTATACTACGGAAGGACCGGGGGATTCAGCATCTTCTTCGAACATCTAGTCAGGACATACTTCAACGGACACAAGAAAGCCCCATCGGATCACAAGCAAGCGAAATAACAAGATCTCTGCCAAGAAAAATCATCGAGTCAAGTACGGCCAGTTACTCTAACAGAATATAGTTCAGTTCAACGTATTCAGATCGGTTCGCAGAGCCAGGAATCTGGCAGGGACCAACCTGCCTACTCCGATGGCCATCGAACCAAAGCATTTTGAATCATTGAATTCAGGCACGCGGCAGGGGCGGTGGTCCAGACCACCCGCATGTGGGGACAGCTTGGTCTAAGAGAGCTGGTAGGG
This is a stretch of genomic DNA from Candidatus Bathyarchaeia archaeon. It encodes these proteins:
- the pyrB gene encoding aspartate carbamoyltransferase; translated protein: MPPTSSFAGRDIVSVRDLSRSEIDHILDMAEVMEPLAKTGSDMLHGKIMATLFYEPSTRTKLSFESAMTRLGGTALGFAETKGTSVEKGENLADTVRVVENYADVLVVRHPLEGAARMAAEFSRVPVINAGSGAEEHPTQALLDLYTIKKELGAIDGITIGLIGDLRYGRTVHSLAYALAKYKVRLVLISPEILKMRKEVLEEVSKKIDVEETTSLQQHLKELDVIYMTRVQKERFGDLADYEKVKGSYRLTSDELSRAKKSSIVMHPLPRVDEIDSSVDSTSHAKYFPQVGNGVVLRMGLLGLVFGAI
- a CDS encoding UPF0182 family protein translates to MTEIRVGSRKPFRIGLLTGILAILIVLGMQFILLRELSVFNTGLGLWVLATEFVSTAALLLALVFVGSYFAARIQRQSGSRAAWVGYYIVLGLASFAAFTLGMNAGLTFDVKYSTYATKAGINFLNLQYLNGAVIWTTLLLTALFMLSDPRVSVVTGSDGKRHFYTHSKLLGILRLLSRTNLGAIIQTTRRSYYESSSSRPSFDWDVGETPDHAVLSKNGKLQWNDKFLVSSPPFLAWTTIKFLFALGIAASIANDIALRFVTIQNYLVQMNSSWFAQVQSYFSILGLRLSGTYQVSPTFGIDSVFTFEAFKFILSIIGLAFGVLGIRLGISLVANAMVGLSKRAFGMSRVALSNFFIIIWLPIIYAVLSSGAWVYDVGTSFVLSTLVIVMIGVAFLAGYTRTQRILHVKITRFKGLLILAIVLVSTITLPVYGTYLRAQSGQYINYQWNPAYVPTIQYTRWAYGIDSVTSADSSLITSLGTQTNTLDHIRIFTNESARLNMKPLVGVNWMSIDNAPVDIIYLNGTEYWVSVLQLVPAGLQNDPDVWRTQHLLLTHSEKILAVNAATTQAVDITKIWNLTQSPQIYYGEGGLWQSVDEVYLNIPGFTETHLSNYTGPPSYNGTADYTYKGFWLYWKFFWQGRFDFANGAYGNIKALEYRDADTRLSNILLPDMQSDPDPYPVVDKQGNIYILHWVWIKWQSPSDFADYPDHTDTSILRLFAATLTNMKTGEVTGYLYNNGKSDYVRSFYNSMYPQWNQQMPAWLLPQLRYPESYFNAQQEVYNFYFQTDPLQWQRNVFLQSTETTRFIITPINGTLTWAAVRLVEIYHSPSQNLAGLYIAPAGIRTGQVYLIRFPEGTTVIGPNSAVSAVTTDPGVKTQLTLHPDWTTGNILLYSVNGRLIYVIPYYGTQGNLTVPEMVAVVDASTKQVGSYFISNPNSYTEVGNATTKAVNNIGISTGTQTTVNGTLAYRYQYEQGGNTRWILGINTTSGQVQVLAKVETLTTTDIFKINNTNISSTFTVVVDNSTTPATVLRVQ
- the nrdD gene encoding anaerobic ribonucleoside-triphosphate reductase, with amino-acid sequence MQRAYERFSSDVLDAASAPVRLHILKLLVSKGPLPYTEIMYEAKLDPVRDAGKFVYHLKTLRKASLVTIEKGTKKYSITDLGKILVEFSRDLEEWIAVKRGRLFVRTSKMTIEEFDRTRIASSLVTEAGMPQSLADEIASEAEERLLRFGTTYLTAPLVRELVNTILVERKLEEYRHKLTRLGLPVNDVTVLLKEAGQKHLDSSWVQSSAGAAVTEEYVLLNSLPRPLVDAHFSGQVHLEDAESWILNPSVFSHDPRPFFRKGLPGSQPPTSIESTLGNLLRLARVTEGQVSGEQIFDHFNVLLAPFIKGVPSQRVQESVRLFLLQLNWNGFSNTLPSPSTIGLDRAAPNILEQSDAIGPNGKKEGKYADYAREAEELLRTLIDAVQEIAKDNPLINPSITLRLNRDKLSEPDGLLAMSHETSLRYSVMNYLIQNPGETYTVSSDGSMFVTESMGDVARGALVGTVQVNLPRIAYESAGKDERFLQGVTNAVDESVGALEIRGQAIQERLREGLLPLLSWQTDGSAYYGSQPMAEISLLGLNESVKYHMKKDVDNKDSLVFVKKIIEAARRAISESDSRKLRIRVGLHPSPEASSRLAGIDSEKYGFSTIVYQGSKRYPYYSDVPVIPLTQRIPFSSRASLEGEVQRYLDGGSILPLLLGDKSDTVGLTKASQLLAQSGVKHFTFSEILDRCQSCYHVDTGVRAKCSKCNSDKLTIVAKSAGRLIPLDLWTESRRKDLDRIVTYDLA
- a CDS encoding ATPase domain-containing protein, whose protein sequence is MMNMFLEFLEVPGNVLLIQGAPGTGKTTLAFEILNAIGDSRRVYASSRVSPVKLRIQFPWIDEVIDSMSGRSSKASWNDEFHDLRGSDTDSVFSKIVRLKQAKQKSVLVVDSWEGALRNATTEGRKMLESAVMSELDQTKVSVILVSEAERADNLGYLVDGVVTLKQSELDGRRVRSLGIDKLRGFKVESQYSPFSLERGRFTFLDEEYENGPPTIVRSPEKIPHTATHYSTGSRELDQVLGGGIRKGSFFLIDSESSVAPQSLRLLINMIRSNFVNQGGACFSVSTGTFSSESAAEALRPYIGDKPLAERVRIVEFNPQLPSKPWRLKVRGQLMSDVAEFYKAWNVLKETSTGMMLTMNFDKLVQVYGEDLTLPGFTEMGEGLRDEGAFSIGISSRPTKVRDEFLRQADYHIKVQSWNGHLLIYGVKPFTHIHGATFNFDKGYPSLDLIEIV
- a CDS encoding pyridoxamine 5'-phosphate oxidase family protein, which translates into the protein MTTLKIYKAMKNAPGMSRSEVDAFLARSKTPLRLGTTNAKGEPNIHPVWYEYVNNKIYFMSWKDALKVRNVKENKTVYFSVDTDAMPNTGVKGKGTATIVKDTGKILSVSEKIIAKYLGDIRSKMAQSMMDEVKKGSEALVEITPHYFSTWDYSKSKF